The following coding sequences lie in one Sinorhizobium fredii USDA 257 genomic window:
- the hdaA gene encoding DnaA regulatory inactivator HdaA codes for MTRRPNEQLPLVFGHDPATSREDLLVSDRLSAAIAIVDHWPEWPSPVVIIAGPVGSGKSHLASIWREKSGAETIHPVAGSSSADIAAAKPVLFEDVDRQGFDDTALFHVINSVRQNGTALLMTSRLWPMSWPVTLADLKSRLKAATVVEIGEPDDELLMQVLFKLFADRQLLVDERFVAYIVTRMERSLEAAQTIVERLDHLALARGTRLTRVLATEVLEDLANARATD; via the coding sequence ATGACAAGACGTCCTAACGAACAACTGCCGCTCGTCTTCGGCCATGACCCGGCAACCAGCCGGGAGGATCTGCTCGTTTCCGATCGCCTGAGCGCGGCCATTGCGATCGTCGATCACTGGCCGGAATGGCCATCACCGGTCGTCATCATCGCCGGGCCGGTCGGTTCCGGAAAGTCGCACCTGGCCAGTATCTGGCGGGAGAAGTCCGGCGCCGAGACGATCCACCCCGTTGCCGGCTCGAGTTCCGCCGACATCGCCGCCGCCAAGCCGGTGCTCTTCGAGGATGTCGACCGTCAGGGTTTCGACGATACGGCACTGTTCCACGTCATCAACAGCGTCCGCCAGAACGGCACGGCGCTCCTGATGACCTCGCGGCTGTGGCCGATGTCTTGGCCGGTGACACTCGCGGATCTCAAATCGCGGCTGAAGGCGGCGACCGTCGTCGAGATCGGCGAGCCTGACGACGAACTCCTGATGCAGGTGCTCTTCAAGCTGTTCGCCGATCGCCAGTTGCTCGTCGATGAGCGTTTCGTGGCCTATATAGTCACTCGGATGGAGCGTTCCCTGGAGGCGGCGCAGACGATCGTCGAGCGGCTGGATCATCTGGCGCTTGCCCGTGGAACGCGGCTGACGCGTGTCCTGGCGACGGAAGTGCTGGAAGACCTTGCAAATGCCCGAGCCACCGATTGA
- a CDS encoding NUDIX domain-containing protein: MTKHEDQRLRIIDRRTLWNGFINLEQITLEQMMSDGSTARLVREVHDHGRAATILLFDPERQMVVLVRQLRLPVFLQGESGYLIEAPAGLLDGEAPEVAICREAMEETGYHIESALHLFDAYMSPGSITERTSFFLGRIDTSKKVAPGGGLAHEGEDIEVLEIPFEEAIAMIRTGEVCDAKTIMLLQWAMLNRAALSG, translated from the coding sequence ATGACGAAACATGAGGACCAGCGGTTGCGGATTATCGACCGCCGAACACTCTGGAATGGCTTCATCAATCTCGAGCAGATCACGCTCGAGCAAATGATGTCCGATGGCAGCACTGCGCGGCTCGTGCGCGAAGTGCACGACCATGGCCGTGCTGCGACGATCCTGCTCTTCGACCCCGAACGCCAGATGGTCGTTCTCGTCCGCCAGCTTCGCCTTCCCGTCTTCCTGCAAGGGGAATCAGGATATCTTATCGAAGCGCCGGCCGGCCTTCTCGACGGCGAGGCGCCAGAGGTGGCGATCTGCCGCGAAGCGATGGAAGAGACCGGCTATCACATCGAGAGCGCCCTACATCTCTTCGACGCCTATATGAGCCCCGGCTCGATAACGGAGCGGACGAGTTTCTTTCTCGGTCGCATCGATACCTCCAAGAAGGTGGCGCCTGGCGGCGGGCTTGCCCATGAGGGCGAAGACATCGAGGTGCTGGAAATCCCCTTCGAGGAGGCCATCGCGATGATCCGCACCGGCGAAGTCTGCGACGCCAAGACCATCATGCTCCTGCAATGGGCCATGCTGAACCGCGCGGCACTTTCAGGCTAA
- the purN gene encoding phosphoribosylglycinamide formyltransferase has product MSMTAASKKKVVVFISGGGSNMLSLAKAAAEPDFPAEIIGVISDKAEAGGLAKAAALGIATSSFVRRDFQSKEAHEAAILAELDRLQPDIICLAGYMRLLSAAFIQRHEGRILNIHPSLLPLFPGLNTHQRALDAGMKLAGCTVHFVTEGMDDGPIITQAAVPIIAGDTPETLASRVLTVEHKTYPLALRLVAEGKVTMQEGRAVSHAVGEASGTLISPAI; this is encoded by the coding sequence ATGAGCATGACCGCAGCCAGCAAGAAAAAGGTCGTCGTCTTCATCTCGGGCGGCGGCTCCAACATGCTGTCGCTGGCAAAGGCCGCGGCCGAGCCGGATTTCCCGGCCGAGATCATTGGCGTCATCTCCGACAAGGCGGAGGCCGGCGGCCTCGCCAAAGCGGCAGCGCTCGGCATCGCGACATCCTCATTCGTGCGCAGGGACTTTCAAAGCAAGGAAGCGCACGAGGCGGCGATCCTCGCGGAACTCGACCGGCTCCAGCCGGACATCATCTGCCTTGCCGGCTACATGCGCTTGCTGTCCGCCGCCTTCATCCAGCGCCACGAAGGCAGGATCCTCAACATCCATCCGTCGCTGCTGCCGCTTTTCCCGGGGCTCAATACGCATCAGCGTGCGCTCGATGCGGGCATGAAGCTCGCCGGCTGCACCGTGCATTTCGTGACCGAAGGCATGGATGACGGCCCGATCATCACGCAGGCAGCCGTTCCGATCATTGCCGGCGACACGCCGGAGACGCTTGCATCGCGCGTTCTGACGGTAGAGCACAAGACCTATCCGCTGGCATTGCGGCTGGTCGCCGAGGGCAAGGTGACGATGCAAGAGGGGCGCGCCGTCAGCCACGCGGTGGGCGAGGCCTCGGGAACGCTCATTTCGCCAGCCATCTGA
- a CDS encoding AI-2E family transporter, with the protein MGNRVSGLGLQRQIFFWLLVLVAFVAFLMVFSSILLPFLAGMALAYFLDPVADRLQRLGLSRLMATIAILVAFVVLFALSLIIIIPLIFTQAADFIQKMPGYVARLQAFVADTTQSTLVPDWLEAQMASIKQNSAKLLEQGAAFLGTLFQQLWNSGMALLDILSLFIITPVVAFYLLLDWDRMVQKVDSWVPRDHVDVVRQIARDMNTTIAGFVRGQGSLCVILGLYYAIGLSLVGLNFGLLIGFFAGMISFIPYVGSLVGLVLAVGVALVQFWPDYIWILLVLAVFFSGQFLEGNILQPKLVGKSVGLHPVWLMFALLAFGALFGFVGLLIAVPAAAAIGVLVRFGIQRYLDSDLYHGHRTAANQQSEGEEPGRHMPSSRAKHDKTS; encoded by the coding sequence ATGGGCAATCGGGTGAGCGGTTTGGGACTTCAGCGCCAGATTTTTTTCTGGTTGCTCGTGCTTGTCGCCTTTGTCGCCTTTCTGATGGTCTTCAGTTCCATTCTCCTGCCGTTTCTCGCCGGCATGGCGCTTGCCTATTTCCTCGATCCCGTCGCCGACCGGCTGCAGCGGCTTGGCCTCAGCCGCCTGATGGCGACGATCGCCATTCTCGTCGCCTTCGTCGTTCTCTTTGCGCTGTCGCTGATCATCATCATCCCGCTGATTTTCACCCAAGCCGCCGACTTCATCCAGAAGATGCCCGGCTATGTCGCCAGGCTGCAGGCCTTTGTGGCGGACACCACCCAATCGACGCTTGTGCCCGACTGGCTCGAAGCTCAAATGGCGTCGATCAAGCAGAATTCGGCCAAGCTCCTCGAGCAAGGGGCAGCCTTTCTCGGCACACTGTTCCAGCAGCTCTGGAATTCCGGCATGGCGCTGCTGGATATCCTATCGCTCTTCATCATCACTCCGGTCGTCGCCTTCTATCTGTTGCTCGACTGGGACCGCATGGTCCAGAAGGTCGATAGCTGGGTGCCGCGCGACCATGTCGACGTGGTGCGCCAGATCGCCCGCGACATGAACACGACGATCGCCGGCTTCGTGCGCGGCCAGGGTTCCTTGTGCGTCATTCTCGGCCTCTACTACGCCATCGGCCTGTCTCTGGTCGGGCTCAATTTCGGCCTTCTGATTGGCTTTTTTGCCGGCATGATCAGCTTCATCCCCTATGTCGGCTCGCTGGTCGGCCTGGTGCTCGCCGTCGGCGTGGCACTCGTCCAGTTCTGGCCGGACTATATATGGATCCTGCTCGTGCTTGCCGTCTTCTTCAGCGGCCAGTTTCTCGAGGGCAACATTCTCCAACCGAAGCTGGTCGGCAAGAGCGTTGGGCTTCATCCCGTCTGGCTGATGTTCGCCCTGCTTGCCTTCGGCGCGCTGTTCGGTTTCGTCGGCCTTCTCATCGCGGTGCCGGCCGCCGCCGCGATCGGCGTCCTTGTCCGTTTCGGCATCCAGCGATACCTTGATAGCGACCTCTATCACGGGCACAGGACGGCCGCGAACCAGCAGTCGGAGGGCGAGGAGCCCGGCCGACACATGCCATCCTCCAGAGCAAAGCATGACAAGACGTCCTAA
- the purM gene encoding phosphoribosylformylglycinamidine cyclo-ligase, translating to MSQSGKNGLTYSDAGVDIDAGNLMVEKIKPHVRSTRRPGADGEIGGFGGLFDLKAAGFTDPVLVAANDGVGTKLKIAIDADKHDTVGTDLVAMCVNDLVVQGAEPLFFLDYFATGKLDPDQGAAIVAGIAAGCREAGCALIGGETAEMPGMYSGGDYDLAGFAVGAAERGQLLPAGDIAEGDVILGLASSGVHSNGYSLVRKIVALSGLAWDAPAPFGEGTLADLLMTPTRIYVKPLLKAIRETGQIKALAHITGGGFPENIPRVLPKQLAAEIDLDVIKPPAVFSWLAKTGGVAANEMLRTFNCGVGMIAVVPATEADKVAAVLAAEGETVFTLGRMVARQEGAPGTIYKGSLAV from the coding sequence ATGAGCCAGTCGGGAAAGAACGGCCTCACCTACAGCGACGCGGGCGTGGATATCGATGCCGGCAACCTGATGGTCGAGAAGATCAAGCCGCATGTGCGCTCGACCCGGCGTCCCGGCGCCGACGGCGAGATCGGCGGCTTCGGCGGCCTCTTCGATCTCAAGGCGGCCGGCTTCACCGATCCGGTCCTGGTCGCCGCGAATGACGGCGTCGGCACCAAGCTCAAGATCGCCATCGACGCCGACAAGCACGACACGGTCGGCACCGACCTGGTGGCCATGTGCGTCAACGACCTCGTCGTGCAGGGCGCCGAGCCCTTGTTCTTCCTCGATTATTTCGCCACCGGCAAGCTCGATCCCGACCAGGGCGCGGCGATCGTCGCCGGCATCGCCGCCGGCTGCCGCGAGGCGGGCTGCGCGCTGATCGGCGGCGAAACGGCCGAGATGCCGGGCATGTATTCCGGCGGCGACTACGACCTTGCCGGCTTTGCCGTCGGCGCGGCCGAGCGCGGACAGCTTCTGCCGGCCGGCGACATTGCCGAGGGCGACGTCATCCTTGGACTCGCCTCTTCCGGCGTGCATTCGAACGGCTATTCGCTGGTGCGCAAGATCGTCGCGCTCTCGGGGCTCGCATGGGATGCTCCGGCGCCGTTCGGCGAGGGCACTCTTGCCGACCTCCTGATGACGCCGACCCGCATCTATGTGAAGCCGCTTCTGAAGGCGATCCGCGAAACCGGTCAGATCAAAGCGCTGGCACATATCACCGGCGGCGGCTTCCCCGAGAATATTCCGCGCGTACTGCCGAAGCAGCTGGCCGCCGAAATCGACCTCGACGTCATCAAGCCGCCGGCCGTGTTCTCCTGGCTCGCCAAGACCGGCGGTGTCGCCGCCAATGAGATGCTGCGCACCTTCAATTGCGGCGTCGGCATGATCGCCGTCGTTCCGGCAACGGAAGCCGACAAGGTCGCGGCGGTTCTCGCCGCCGAAGGCGAGACTGTCTTCACGCTCGGCCGCATGGTGGCGCGCCAAGAGGGTGCGCCGGGCACGATCTACAAGGGCAGCCTCGCTGTATGA